TCATAGGCCTGTTTCATCCGGGCGGTGGTCACGTGGGTGTAGATCTGGGTGGTGGACAATGACTGATGCCCGAGGAGTTCCTGCACCGCCCGCAGGTCGGCCCCGCGATTGAGCATGTGGGTGGCGAAGCTGTGCCGCAGGGTGTGCGGGCTGATCGACGGGTCGAGCCCGGCTATGGCCAGGTACTTGTCGAGCTTGCGGCGGACACTGCGGGTGCTGAGCCGCTGCCCGTGCTTGTTCACGAAGACGGCTTCCTGGTTGAAGCTGGATGACCGGGGATCGGAGCGGCGAAGGTCGGTGTAGCGTCGGATCCAGGCCAGGGCGGTCGGCGCGATGGGGGTGACGCGGGCCTTCTTGCCCTTGCCCCGGATGTGCAGGGCCTCGCCCACGAAATCGACGTCCGCGATGTTCAGGTCGACCAGCTCGCTGACCCGCACGCCGGTCGAGTACATGGTCTCGAGCATGGCCCGATCACGGGCTCCCAGAAGGGTGGTCACGTCCGGCGTCTCGAGCAGCTTGCGGACCTGTTCCTCTTCCAGGAACTTGGGCAGCCGCTTGTCCTGCTTGGGTGTTCGGATGCTGGCCAGGGGGTGGCTCTGGATATAGGTCCGCTTCATACAGAACTTGTAGAAGCTGCGCAGCGTGGCCAGCTTGCGCGCGGTCGTGCTCTTGGAGTACTCACGTTCCTTGAGGAAGGCGAGAAACCTGCGCACGTCCTCGGTGTCGACGGCCACAAGCAGATCGCGCTCGTTGGTCGTCACCGTCCGCGGCCGCGGCGGGGCCACGGCTGTCGCGACACCCCCGCCGTTCCCGTTCTGGACCAGCGGATCGTAGGCACCGCTCGCGCCTCCCTCGGACCCGGCCTCGTTGCCGCGGAGGAAATCGCAGAACTGGTGCAGGTCCGCGGCGTAGCACTTGGCCGTATGAGGCGAGAAGTGCCGTTCAAACCGCAGGTAATTGAGGAACTCGTCGATCAATGTGACATTCTCATTCATGGCGCTACCAACGTAGGCGGCGAACCCAGTGTTGATGCAACCTGGCCCGTCACGGCGGCCCGCCTCCGGCGGGACAGCCGAGTTAACTGGAAACCTCCTCGAGGTCCATCTCAAGCCGGCGGCCCATCTGGTAACTCAGGACCGCTGCGTCGAACCAATCGAAATCCTGCTCGGCATCGGCCGCCATCGCGGCAAAGGTCGCGATGATGTCCGCCTCTCGACCCGCCTGGTACCGGAACACGTACCGGTGCTTTCCCTTGACCAGCGAGAGCTGCCGAACGTTATTCATTGTCCTGCCTCCGTGTCAGCCGCGACGTCCACGACGGCCGGCGTTCTCTGCCCGCTCCACATCATCTGCTGATTCAGGTCTCGGCAGACCCGCGAGCAGCAGAAGCGGAGATACCATTGCTGGCTTCGCAGATACTTCTTCCAGCCATACGGACTCTTGTTCGCGGTCCGCGAGTCCGAGTATTCCTTGACATCCTGCTGCACGTCCCCATGCTCGGCGTTGAACACCCGCTGGATCTCAGCCGAAGGCCGAGCCCCCCGGTCGGAGGGGCTGTAGTTGAACGGGCGCGCCATTCGCGAGGTCGCAACCGGATCAAGCGGTCGACCCGTCGCCTGGGGCGCGTACATCTGAGCCGCGATTCCGACCACCGGGGTGTAGGCGTCGTATTCGATGAGGGCGAAGACCAGGATCGCGTCGGCTCCGAGCCGATCGCACACCTGAAGAGCGTGTTCTGGCGACTGGATGCGATCAACGCTCTGCTCCGCAAGAACCGCCAACACCCGGTTTACGCCAATCACCCCGATCCCGGGGGATTCTGAAAGTTCACTGGCCATGATGTCGGCCACTTTGACCGGATCGAAGTCCGCGCTTCCGCTGAAGTTCAGCGCCGGCGCCACGGCGATGGTCCGATCCGGCGGGGCGGAAGACCACTCCAGGTTGTGCCGATTCCTCGATTCCGAGCAAGCGGCGGCCGCGGCCAGCGAGAGGCAGAGTATCCCACTCCACCCACCGGCCTTCCGGCTCTTCGTGGAGGTCATCCTCTCTTCCCTGAGGTGAACCCCGGTCGTGATCATCCTTGACCAACCACCATCCTTGGGGCCGCGGGCGCCTGGAACGAGCGGTTTCCAGCTCGCGCTCTGCGACCCGTAGCCCGTCCCGGCCCCACATTCGCGGACCCGAGACACCTGTAACTTCGTCTAATTCCTAAACCACCTTGAACGTCAATTTCTCAATTCTGGTCAACCCTGGCGGCCTGCCGCCCGGTTCTTTCCGTGACCGCCTTGGCCGAGAGATCTTGGTTCGTTCCCCCTTCGGCCGCCGCCGCCGAAGGCATTATCGGAGCCAGCGCCGGCCGGACCGACCAGAGGTTCTCGGCCCCGGTCTGGCGGGAGCTGAAGTACACGCGTTGATCAACGCCCCAGGTCGGGCTGAAATGCATGCCTTCGCCGTCGGTGAGCTGCAGCGGCGAAGTTCCGTCCGCCCGAATGACCCAGATATCTCCCCGGCTCAGGATTGGACGGGTGGTGTCCGGCGTCTCGCCGCCCGCGCCCGGCTTGGCCGTCCCATAGGCAATCCACTGCCCATCCGGGCTCCAACCGGGCTGGATGAGGGCCATGTCGGGGCTGGCCGCCACTTCGGTCGGGTATCGCGGCTCGCCCATCTCCAGGTCGGTTCGCCAGATACTGAACCACCGTCCGCCGCGTTCGCGGGCTCGCTGGTAGAGGATGCTGTCTCCGATCGGGCTCCATTCGGGGAACAGGCCTGTGCCGATCATCCGATTAGAGTTCGCAAGATCTAGCTGGACTGTCCAAAGCTCCCACTGATCGGCCCGAGCGTTATACGCGCAGTAGGCCAGCCGCTTGCCTTCCGGGGCAAAGGAGGGGTGAATCTCGTGCATCGGCGAGTTGGTGAGTTGCCGGGGCCGCCCGCCGTCCAGGCCGATCAGCCACAGATCCCAGTTGCCCGACCGGTTGCTGGCAAAGACCACGGACTTGCCGTCCGGGCTAAAGCAGGGTTCCACGTCCGAGGCCGGATCGGAGCACAGCTGCGTGACCGCCCGGCCGTTGATCGTCTTCAGGTAGATGTCCGGGCGCATCGAATGCCGCGTGGAGGCGAAGACCATCCACTTGCCGTCGGGAGAGACATCCACGTCGAAATCCGCTCCTTCGGTGGTGAAGGTATGCTGCTCCATGGGGGTGGCCGCCCGGGCATGGAAGGGCACCCGGGCTCGCTCGGGGAGTTCGCCGAACAAGGTCAGTTCAGGATCCCCGGCGGTGGGTAGGAGGGGTTCGATCGGTCGGATCTCGGTGGCGACCTGGTCAAGGGGCGGGGCGGGCTCCTCCCGGGAGCAGCCGTTCGGCAGCCAGACTGCTACCAGAAGGGTGGTCGTGGTCCACCATGCTCGTTGCGTGCTCATTGCCTGCCACTTCGTCCGCATACCCGGCGATCGATCACCTTACCGTCCGATAGAACAGCGCCGGATCATCTATCGGCTCTGGATCCAGGCCTCATCACTTGGGTGTCGCCCCGACGCACGTCCGCCGGGTCTGTCCGATAACAAATCTCATATCGACGATCTGGAGGGGATGGCTGAAGGTCTGAGCCCCGAATACCTGGGCTTTTTTACTTCGCGCAAGCCGCCCGGCGCCCTCGGCAAAAACTGCGCGTTTCGGATAGAATGGGGCACGATTCCTTACACTGCGGAGCCGCAGTGAGTTATGAGAGGGGCCGGTGGATTCTCACACCCTGACGGTCATCGAGTTCGATCGCGTTCGGGCCTTGCTGGCCGAACACGCCAGCTGCGCCCTCGGGCGACGGATGGCCGAGAAGGTCAGACCTGTGACTCGCCACGATTTGATCGAACAGTGGCTTGGTCAAGTGGCGGAAATGATCGAGGCCGGGGCGACGATCGAACTGCCCCCCTTCGGGGGTATCCACGATATCCGCGAGGCGGTGCGCGTGGCGGTTCCCCCGCACTGCCTCGAGCCGGACGAGTTTGCCGTCCTGGCCGAAACCCTGGATGCGACCCACGAAGTTGTTCGCTGGGCCTCCAGGCTCCGAGAAGAAGCCGTCCATCTTCGAGCCATCTGCGCACGAGTCAGTGATTTCCGCCCCCTGAGCGAAGCGATCTTGCGGGTGGTGGACAAGAGCGGGCAGATCCGAGATGACGCCAGCGCCAAGCTCAACAGGCTCCGCGTGGATATCGCCAACGCTCGAATCAAGATTGGCCATGTGATCGATCGCCTGCTGCGCGACAGGCACGCGACCCGCTGGCTGCGTTATCCTCAGGCCACGTTTCACGAGGACCGGCTTGTCCTACCCCTGTCCGCCGAGCATCGAGGACGAGTGCCGGGCATCATTCATCGCAGTTCGGATTCTGGGCAGACGCTCTTTGTCGAGCCGGCCGAGGCCGTCGAACTGAACAACCTCATTATCAGCCTCAAGAACGACGAAACCACGGAGGTCAACCGGCTTCTCTGGCATCTGACCCATCAGACTCACCTCAACCAGGCGGCGATCCTGGACACGCTCGACGCTTTGGGTGTGCTCGACCTCGTGGTGGCCAAGGTGCGATTCGCACGTGCCTATGGTCTGACCTGCCCGAGGCTTTCGACGGACCGCAAACTCCGCTTGCAGCGGGCCCGTCACCCTTTGCTGGTGGACATGCACAAGAAGGCCGGCGCCGAGGGCGAGGACGATGACGTCGTGCCGATCGATGTACGGCTCAGCGATGATTTCGACGTGCTCGTGGTGACTGGTCCCAACACGGGGGGCAAGACGGTAACACTGAAGACCGTGGCCATTGCTTGCGCCATGGCCCAAGCCGGCCTGCCCATTGCCGCCGGCGAAGGCAGCGATGTCCCTGTGTATCAGGATGTTCTGGTTGATATCGGTGATGAGCAAAGCCTACAGCAATCACTGAGTACGTTTAGCGCCCACCTGAAGCGGCTCATGGCCATGCTCCAGCGGGCCGGGGCTGATACCTTGATCCTGATCGACGAACTCGGGGCGGGCACCGATCCGGACGAAGGAGCGGCCATTGGACAGGCCATCGTTCAGGAGCTGCTCGAACGTCGCTGCCCGGCGCTGATTACGACCCATCT
This is a stretch of genomic DNA from Phycisphaerae bacterium. It encodes these proteins:
- a CDS encoding tyrosine recombinase XerC: MNENVTLIDEFLNYLRFERHFSPHTAKCYAADLHQFCDFLRGNEAGSEGGASGAYDPLVQNGNGGGVATAVAPPRPRTVTTNERDLLVAVDTEDVRRFLAFLKEREYSKSTTARKLATLRSFYKFCMKRTYIQSHPLASIRTPKQDKRLPKFLEEEQVRKLLETPDVTTLLGARDRAMLETMYSTGVRVSELVDLNIADVDFVGEALHIRGKGKKARVTPIAPTALAWIRRYTDLRRSDPRSSSFNQEAVFVNKHGQRLSTRSVRRKLDKYLAIAGLDPSISPHTLRHSFATHMLNRGADLRAVQELLGHQSLSTTQIYTHVTTARMKQAY
- a CDS encoding PD40 domain-containing protein, with the translated sequence MSTQRAWWTTTTLLVAVWLPNGCSREEPAPPLDQVATEIRPIEPLLPTAGDPELTLFGELPERARVPFHARAATPMEQHTFTTEGADFDVDVSPDGKWMVFASTRHSMRPDIYLKTINGRAVTQLCSDPASDVEPCFSPDGKSVVFASNRSGNWDLWLIGLDGGRPRQLTNSPMHEIHPSFAPEGKRLAYCAYNARADQWELWTVQLDLANSNRMIGTGLFPEWSPIGDSILYQRARERGGRWFSIWRTDLEMGEPRYPTEVAASPDMALIQPGWSPDGQWIAYGTAKPGAGGETPDTTRPILSRGDIWVIRADGTSPLQLTDGEGMHFSPTWGVDQRVYFSSRQTGAENLWSVRPALAPIMPSAAAAEGGTNQDLSAKAVTERTGRQAARVDQN
- a CDS encoding DNA strand exchange inhibitor protein; this encodes MDSHTLTVIEFDRVRALLAEHASCALGRRMAEKVRPVTRHDLIEQWLGQVAEMIEAGATIELPPFGGIHDIREAVRVAVPPHCLEPDEFAVLAETLDATHEVVRWASRLREEAVHLRAICARVSDFRPLSEAILRVVDKSGQIRDDASAKLNRLRVDIANARIKIGHVIDRLLRDRHATRWLRYPQATFHEDRLVLPLSAEHRGRVPGIIHRSSDSGQTLFVEPAEAVELNNLIISLKNDETTEVNRLLWHLTHQTHLNQAAILDTLDALGVLDLVVAKVRFARAYGLTCPRLSTDRKLRLQRARHPLLVDMHKKAGAEGEDDDVVPIDVRLSDDFDVLVVTGPNTGGKTVTLKTVAIACAMAQAGLPIAAGEGSDVPVYQDVLVDIGDEQSLQQSLSTFSAHLKRLMAMLQRAGADTLILIDELGAGTDPDEGAAIGQAIVQELLERRCPALITTHLGVLKSVAYSQARAENACVEFDIETLRPTYRLIIGEPGNSNAINIAARLGLPRKIIEAARGYLSGSHEQLSRAIRGTLTSRRQAEAARSEAEAAKLAADQARQAAEKERMALADQQRQFQKWIETVSALRPGDRVHVQRFDRPGQVVRVLLHKQLAVVNLGAMEVEVPLRELSLPSA